One genomic window of Desulfuromonas sp. AOP6 includes the following:
- a CDS encoding patatin-like phospholipase family protein, with product MMMAEAPHKTALVLAGGGIMGAAYEIGCLTAVDRLFLPGFSSRRFDMYVGVSAGSVIATLMANRIAPETLFSAIASNDSTVFNWRRGDIYRMDKGAIVKSLWDVSRNLFGIFRHHRRKGWNFTFSDMVKIVQEQFPAGIFSLEPMQRYLRDAFHQENIADAFDQLKAELYIPAYDLDRGTRVVFGSEGYRDMAICQAITASCAIPFFFSPLQIGNRFYLDGSVGRVSHIDIAIERGAKLILVVNPRVPMNNDREHICLPSLSFGKCSSIAHLGVSSAWEQARRIENKEKLDLALETYARCHPEVDILLIEPGREESMLFFQNPMSDAARYHIMNYGYHLTLNQLQKDFDRFHACFAKHGIKTTAKRLHSAPPAEITE from the coding sequence ATGATGATGGCCGAAGCTCCCCACAAGACCGCTCTCGTTCTCGCCGGTGGCGGGATTATGGGCGCCGCCTACGAAATAGGTTGCCTGACGGCTGTCGATCGCCTCTTTCTGCCCGGCTTTTCCAGCCGCCGCTTCGACATGTATGTCGGCGTCAGCGCCGGCTCGGTCATAGCCACGCTCATGGCTAACCGCATTGCCCCCGAGACCCTCTTCAGCGCTATCGCCAGCAACGATTCGACGGTTTTCAACTGGCGGCGCGGGGATATCTACCGCATGGACAAGGGGGCCATAGTCAAGTCCCTCTGGGATGTCTCCCGCAATCTTTTTGGCATCTTTCGTCACCACCGCCGCAAGGGTTGGAACTTTACTTTTTCGGATATGGTGAAAATTGTGCAGGAGCAGTTCCCTGCCGGCATCTTTTCTCTGGAACCGATGCAGCGTTATCTACGGGACGCATTTCATCAGGAGAATATCGCCGATGCGTTTGATCAGCTCAAGGCCGAACTCTATATCCCGGCCTATGACCTCGACCGGGGAACCCGGGTCGTCTTCGGCTCGGAAGGATACCGGGACATGGCGATCTGCCAGGCCATAACCGCTTCCTGCGCCATCCCTTTCTTCTTCAGCCCCCTGCAGATCGGTAATCGTTTCTATCTCGACGGCTCCGTGGGCCGCGTTTCTCATATCGACATCGCCATCGAGCGGGGAGCCAAACTCATCCTGGTCGTCAATCCCCGGGTGCCGATGAATAATGACCGCGAGCACATCTGCCTGCCATCCCTTTCCTTCGGCAAGTGTTCCAGCATTGCCCACCTGGGTGTCAGTTCCGCCTGGGAACAGGCCCGACGGATCGAGAACAAGGAAAAGCTCGACCTGGCTCTGGAGACCTACGCGCGCTGCCACCCCGAGGTGGACATATTGCTGATCGAACCGGGACGCGAAGAGTCCATGCTCTTTTTCCAGAATCCCATGAGCGACGCCGCCCGTTACCACATCATGAATTACGGCTACCACCTGACGCTGAATCAACTGCAAAAGGATTTCGACCGCTTTCACGCCTGTTTTGCCAAACATGGCATCAAAACAACGGCGAAACGACTGCACAGCGCGCCACCGGCGGAAATCACCGAGTAA